In Mixophyes fleayi isolate aMixFle1 chromosome 11, aMixFle1.hap1, whole genome shotgun sequence, one DNA window encodes the following:
- the LOC142107282 gene encoding large ribosomal subunit protein eL21-like, with product MANARGKMHGTRYMFYRSFRKHGLVPLLTYMCIYKKGDLVDSKCMGTIQKGKCYHCKAGRIYNVTQYAVGIIVNKQFKGKTLAKRINIRVEHMRHSKSRDSFLQRLKENKRKKEEAKEKGVWVVIKR from the coding sequence ATGGCGAACGCAAGAGGCAAAATGCATGGAACCCGTTATATGTTCTACAGATCCTTCCGCAAACATGGACTTGTTCCCTTGTTGACATACATGTGCATCTACAAGAAGGGTGATCTTGTGGACAGCAAGTGTATGGGCACGATTCAAAAAGGCAAATGTTACCACTGCAAGGCTGGCCGGATCTACAATGTCACACAATATGCTGTTGGTATTATTGTGAACAAGCAGTTTAAAGGTAAGACTCTTGCCAAAAGAATCAATATCCGTGTGGAGCATATGCGCCACTCCAAGAGCAGAGACAGCTTCTTGCAGCGTCTCAAGGAGAACAAAAGGAAGAAGGAGGAGGCCAAGGAGAAGGGTGTCTGGGTGGTGATAAAACGTTAG